A genomic window from Streptomyces broussonetiae includes:
- the argC gene encoding N-acetyl-gamma-glutamyl-phosphate reductase: MAVRAAVAGASGYAGGEILRLLLAHPEVEIGALTGNSNAGQRLGALQPHLLPLADRVLAETTAGNLAGHDVVFLALPHGQSAAVAERLGPDVLVVDMGADFRLQDPADWERFYGSAHAGTWPYGLPELPGARARLTGARRIAVPGCYPTAVTLALFPAYAASLAEPEAVIVAASGTSGAGKAPKPHLLGSEVMGSMSPYGVGGGHRHTPEMIQNLSSAAGERIAVSFTPTLAPMPRGILATCSASAVAGATADSVRAAYEKAYADEPFVRLLPEGQWPATASVHGSNAVHVQVAYDESVGRIIAISAIDNLTKGTAGGAVQSMNIALGLDETTGLTTIGVAP, translated from the coding sequence ATGGCGGTACGTGCGGCGGTGGCCGGAGCGAGCGGATACGCGGGCGGAGAGATCCTGCGTCTGCTCCTCGCACACCCCGAGGTCGAGATCGGTGCCCTGACCGGAAACTCCAACGCCGGCCAGCGTCTCGGCGCGCTCCAGCCGCATCTGCTGCCGCTGGCCGACCGGGTCCTCGCCGAGACCACGGCCGGGAACCTCGCCGGTCACGACGTGGTCTTCCTGGCGCTGCCCCACGGGCAGTCCGCCGCCGTCGCCGAGCGGCTCGGCCCCGATGTCCTCGTGGTCGACATGGGCGCCGACTTCCGGCTGCAGGACCCCGCCGACTGGGAGCGGTTCTACGGCTCCGCGCACGCCGGAACCTGGCCCTACGGCCTGCCCGAACTGCCGGGTGCCCGTGCGCGGCTCACAGGGGCCAGGCGCATCGCGGTCCCCGGTTGTTACCCCACCGCCGTCACCCTCGCCCTGTTCCCGGCCTACGCGGCCTCACTTGCCGAGCCCGAAGCGGTGATCGTCGCCGCGTCCGGCACCTCCGGCGCGGGCAAGGCCCCCAAGCCGCATCTGCTCGGCAGCGAGGTCATGGGCTCCATGTCGCCGTACGGCGTCGGCGGCGGCCACCGGCACACCCCCGAGATGATCCAGAACCTCAGCTCGGCCGCCGGGGAGCGGATCGCCGTCTCCTTCACGCCGACCCTGGCGCCGATGCCCCGGGGCATCCTCGCCACGTGCAGCGCGTCGGCCGTAGCGGGGGCGACGGCGGACTCCGTCCGCGCCGCCTACGAGAAGGCCTACGCCGACGAGCCCTTCGTCCGGCTGCTCCCCGAGGGGCAGTGGCCGGCGACCGCGTCCGTCCACGGTTCCAACGCCGTTCACGTGCAGGTCGCGTACGACGAGAGCGTGGGCCGCATCATCGCGATCAGTGCCATCGACAACCTCACCAAGGGCACCGCGGGCGGTGCCGTCCAGAGCATGAACATCGCCCTGGGTCTCGACGAGACCACTGGCCTTACGACGATCGGAGTCGCACCGTGA
- the argB gene encoding acetylglutamate kinase translates to MSTTRKHTALPKAQILIEALPWLTRHHGRIVVIKFGGNAMVDEDLKAAFAQDVVFLRHAGLKPVVVHGGGPQISAALDRHGIVSEFKAGLRVTTEDAMDVVRMVLAGQVQRELVGLLNQHGPFAVGLTGEDAHTITATRHTPQIDGEPVDIGRVGEITEIDTGAIEALLADGRIPVVSSIARSQDDGHVYNVNADTAAAALAAALGAETLMVLTDVEGLYEDWPHSDEVISRLTASQLEKLLPELSSGMVPKMEGCLHAVRGGVRTARVIDGRVQHSILLEIFTDEGIGTMVVPDEAEGDKS, encoded by the coding sequence ATGAGCACCACGCGTAAGCACACGGCCCTGCCGAAGGCCCAGATCCTCATCGAGGCGCTGCCCTGGCTCACCCGGCACCACGGCAGGATCGTCGTCATCAAGTTCGGCGGCAACGCCATGGTGGACGAGGACCTGAAGGCCGCCTTCGCCCAGGACGTCGTCTTCCTCAGGCACGCCGGCCTCAAGCCCGTCGTCGTGCACGGCGGCGGCCCGCAGATCAGCGCCGCCCTCGACCGGCACGGCATCGTCAGCGAGTTCAAGGCGGGCCTGCGCGTCACCACCGAGGACGCCATGGACGTCGTACGGATGGTGCTGGCCGGCCAGGTGCAGCGCGAGCTGGTCGGCCTGCTCAACCAGCACGGCCCGTTCGCCGTCGGCCTCACCGGCGAGGACGCGCACACCATCACCGCCACGAGGCACACCCCGCAGATCGACGGCGAGCCGGTCGACATCGGCCGGGTCGGCGAGATCACCGAGATCGACACCGGAGCGATCGAGGCCCTGCTCGCGGACGGCCGGATCCCGGTCGTCTCCTCCATCGCCCGCTCCCAGGACGACGGACATGTCTACAACGTCAATGCTGATACGGCGGCTGCGGCACTCGCTGCTGCTCTGGGCGCCGAAACCCTCATGGTCCTCACCGACGTCGAGGGACTCTACGAGGACTGGCCGCACTCCGACGAGGTGATCAGCCGGCTCACCGCGTCCCAACTGGAAAAACTGCTGCCGGAGTTGAGTTCCGGCATGGTGCCCAAGATGGAGGGCTGTCTGCACGCCGTGCGAGGCGGCGTGCGCACAGCCCGCGTCATCGACGGCCGGGTCCAGCACTCGATCCTGCTGGAGATCTTCACCGACGAGGGCATCGGCACCATGGTCGTGCCCGACGAAGCCGAGGGGGACAAGTCATGA
- a CDS encoding MerR family transcriptional regulator, with the protein MTSGQPLPQDREASWTIAQVAERTGLSHDTLRYYEKAGLIERVGRTTGNQRRYEAADLLWLEFLLRLRETGMSISDMQRYARLRAEGDTTVADRLAMLREHRAELADRMRALRRNASALDDKIEHYERLLDEQRPGTDEQA; encoded by the coding sequence ATGACCAGCGGACAGCCTCTCCCGCAGGACCGGGAAGCGTCGTGGACCATCGCCCAGGTCGCCGAGCGCACGGGCCTGAGCCACGACACGTTGCGGTACTACGAGAAGGCCGGCCTGATCGAGCGGGTCGGCCGGACCACCGGCAACCAGCGTCGCTACGAGGCGGCGGACCTGCTCTGGCTGGAATTCCTGCTGCGGCTGCGCGAGACGGGCATGTCGATCTCCGACATGCAGCGTTACGCCCGGTTGCGGGCGGAAGGGGACACGACGGTCGCCGACCGGCTGGCGATGCTCCGGGAGCACCGCGCCGAACTGGCCGACCGCATGCGGGCACTGCGGCGCAACGCCTCCGCGCTGGACGACAAGATCGAGCACTATGAGCGGCTGCTGGACGAACAGCGGCCGGGAACGGACGAGCAGGCATGA
- a CDS encoding histidine phosphatase family protein, whose translation MPLRVTFVAAARSAPLLAERFEDDRPLDQAGWDEVQRVAGDLLPLAGAELRYCSPTPRSRATGDVLGYTPLVQPALRDCDMGRWRGLTLGEAMAREPDAVDAWLADPRATPHGGESLLAFISRVGGWLDTRPAEDGARIVAVAEPAVVRAALVYALKAPPATYWNIDVRPLSTTSVTGRAGRWNLRFDAASAQPSRT comes from the coding sequence ATGCCACTGAGGGTGACCTTTGTCGCCGCCGCGCGCAGCGCCCCGCTGCTCGCGGAGCGCTTCGAGGACGACCGGCCGCTGGACCAGGCCGGCTGGGACGAGGTGCAGCGCGTCGCCGGGGACCTGCTGCCGCTGGCCGGCGCCGAGCTGCGCTACTGTTCGCCGACCCCGCGCAGCCGGGCCACCGGTGACGTCCTGGGGTACACCCCGCTGGTCCAGCCGGCGCTGCGGGACTGCGACATGGGCCGCTGGCGCGGGCTGACCCTGGGCGAGGCGATGGCCCGCGAGCCGGACGCGGTGGACGCCTGGCTCGCCGATCCCCGTGCCACCCCGCACGGCGGCGAGTCCCTGCTGGCGTTCATCTCCCGGGTCGGCGGCTGGCTCGACACCCGGCCGGCGGAGGACGGTGCCCGGATCGTCGCCGTCGCCGAACCCGCCGTGGTCCGTGCGGCCCTGGTCTACGCCCTGAAGGCGCCGCCCGCGACCTACTGGAACATCGACGTGCGCCCGCTGTCCACGACCAGCGTGACCGGCCGCGCGGGCCGCTGGAACCTCCGCTTCGACGCCGCTTCCGCTCAGCCCTCGCGCACGTAG
- a CDS encoding DUF6314 family protein, giving the protein MGEFWPVADVLAHLAGRWRVERSVHDRASGDEGRFVGATLFGPLAGGGLLHEESGDFTWQGVTRPATRTLRFLPGAAPGTADVRFADGRPFHLLDLGTGRYVADHPCAADLYRGEFTVPDADHWRTVWRVGGPAKDLLLTTDYVREG; this is encoded by the coding sequence ATGGGAGAGTTCTGGCCGGTCGCCGATGTGCTGGCCCATCTGGCCGGACGCTGGCGTGTCGAGCGGAGCGTGCACGATCGGGCGAGCGGGGACGAGGGACGCTTCGTCGGGGCGACCCTCTTCGGCCCGCTGGCCGGCGGCGGGCTGCTGCACGAGGAGTCCGGGGACTTCACCTGGCAGGGCGTGACCCGGCCCGCGACCCGGACGCTGCGCTTCCTGCCGGGGGCCGCCCCGGGCACGGCCGACGTACGCTTCGCCGACGGACGGCCCTTCCACCTGCTGGACCTCGGCACGGGGCGGTACGTCGCCGACCATCCGTGCGCGGCCGATCTCTACCGGGGTGAGTTCACCGTTCCGGACGCCGACCACTGGCGCACCGTCTGGCGCGTCGGCGGACCCGCGAAAGACCTCCTGCTCACCACCGACTACGTGCGCGAGGGCTGA
- a CDS encoding GNAT family N-acetyltransferase, giving the protein MSETSDLPDGYEFSADTARVDVERVHGWLSTDAYWAIGRPREKHERAMASSINFGMYDTATGEQVAYARVVTDQALFAWLADVYVDPSVRGKGVGTAFVGRVRDHLKPYGLRRMLLATADAHAVYEKVGFAPLERPEEWMIHLFE; this is encoded by the coding sequence ATGAGCGAGACATCGGACCTCCCCGACGGCTACGAGTTCTCGGCCGACACCGCCCGCGTGGACGTCGAGCGCGTCCATGGCTGGCTGTCCACCGACGCCTACTGGGCGATCGGCCGGCCCCGCGAGAAGCACGAGCGGGCGATGGCGTCGTCGATCAACTTCGGGATGTACGACACGGCCACCGGGGAGCAGGTGGCGTACGCGCGCGTGGTCACCGATCAGGCGCTGTTCGCCTGGCTCGCCGATGTGTACGTCGACCCGTCGGTGCGCGGCAAGGGTGTCGGCACGGCCTTCGTCGGCCGCGTCCGTGATCACCTGAAGCCGTACGGCCTGCGCCGCATGCTGCTCGCCACGGCGGACGCGCACGCGGTGTACGAGAAGGTGGGCTTCGCTCCGCTGGAGCGGCCCGAGGAGTGGATGATCCACCTCTTCGAGTGA
- a CDS encoding CGNR zinc finger domain-containing protein produces the protein MDHEASVYLHQLPVPGEDRYVSLALVNTRFAVSHGRVDLLDGTEAAHLWLVRHGLLPDRVDLDGRQSGRLCALREALRALFEARATGTHPADAPLDTLNAALAAAPATPRLDWGADGPRRADVPDAGNPAAAPLFLLAEDAADLLTGADAAQLAECSAQGCARWFLRSHGARRWCTTRCGNRVRAARAYAARKDR, from the coding sequence GTGGATCACGAGGCCTCTGTCTACCTGCATCAGCTCCCGGTCCCCGGCGAGGACCGTTATGTCTCGCTGGCGCTGGTCAACACACGGTTCGCCGTCAGTCACGGCCGGGTCGACCTGCTCGACGGCACCGAGGCCGCCCATCTGTGGCTGGTCCGGCACGGGCTGCTGCCCGACCGGGTGGACCTCGACGGCAGGCAGTCGGGCCGGCTGTGCGCCCTGCGCGAGGCGCTGCGCGCCCTGTTCGAGGCCCGGGCCACCGGAACGCACCCGGCCGACGCGCCCCTCGACACCCTGAACGCGGCTCTCGCGGCCGCGCCCGCCACCCCCCGGCTCGACTGGGGTGCCGACGGCCCGCGCCGTGCCGACGTCCCCGATGCCGGCAACCCGGCCGCCGCGCCGCTCTTTCTGCTCGCCGAGGACGCGGCCGACCTCCTCACCGGCGCCGACGCCGCCCAGCTCGCCGAGTGTTCGGCTCAGGGGTGCGCCCGCTGGTTCCTGCGCTCCCACGGTGCCCGCCGCTGGTGCACCACCCGATGCGGCAACCGGGTCCGGGCGGCCCGGGCCTACGCGGCCCGCAAGGACCGGTGA
- a CDS encoding cysteine desulfurase codes for MAFDVDALRKDFPILERTLDGGVPLVYLDSGATTQKPLQVLDAERDFYLHRNAAVHRGAHQLAGEATEAYEQARVTVARFIGAAAAEVVFTRNTTEGINLVAYALGNAGRLGPGDRIVVTEMEHHANLVPWQQLAERTGARLDWFGLTDEGRLDLSRADELLDERTKVLALSHQSNVLGTINPVRELADRAHAFGTLVVVDGAQSVPHRPVDVTELGADFLAFSGHKMLGPNGVGVLWGRAELLADLPPFLTGGSMIEIVEMDRTTFLPPPQRFEAGVPMTSQAVGLAAAVEYLERLGMAEVAAYEDTLTARALTLLAEVPGVRIVGPADPTGRGSAVSFTVDGIHPHDVGQVLDERGVAVRVGHHCARPIVRRYGIPATTRASFYVYNTPAEVDALVEGVRAAQEYFGR; via the coding sequence GTGGCCTTCGACGTGGACGCGTTGCGCAAGGACTTCCCCATCCTGGAGCGGACCCTGGACGGTGGTGTCCCGCTCGTCTACCTGGACTCCGGCGCCACCACGCAGAAACCCCTGCAGGTCCTCGACGCCGAGCGGGACTTCTACCTGCACCGCAACGCGGCCGTGCACCGCGGCGCGCACCAGCTGGCGGGCGAGGCGACGGAGGCGTACGAGCAGGCCCGGGTCACGGTCGCCCGGTTCATCGGGGCCGCCGCCGCCGAGGTGGTCTTCACCCGCAACACCACCGAGGGCATCAATCTCGTCGCCTACGCCCTGGGCAACGCCGGCCGGCTCGGCCCCGGTGACCGGATCGTGGTGACGGAGATGGAGCATCACGCGAACCTGGTCCCCTGGCAGCAGCTCGCGGAGCGGACCGGGGCGCGGCTCGACTGGTTCGGTCTCACCGACGAGGGCCGGCTCGACCTCTCCCGGGCCGATGAGCTGCTGGACGAGCGCACCAAGGTGCTCGCCCTGAGCCATCAGTCCAACGTTCTCGGCACCATCAACCCGGTGCGCGAACTGGCCGACCGCGCCCATGCGTTCGGGACGCTGGTGGTCGTGGACGGTGCCCAGTCGGTGCCGCACCGTCCGGTCGACGTCACGGAACTGGGCGCGGACTTCCTCGCCTTCTCCGGGCACAAGATGCTCGGCCCGAACGGGGTCGGCGTGCTGTGGGGCCGCGCGGAGCTGCTCGCGGACCTGCCGCCGTTCCTCACCGGGGGCTCGATGATCGAGATCGTGGAGATGGACCGCACCACGTTCCTGCCACCGCCGCAGCGCTTCGAGGCGGGCGTGCCGATGACCTCCCAGGCAGTGGGCCTCGCGGCGGCGGTGGAGTACCTGGAGCGCCTCGGCATGGCGGAGGTCGCGGCGTACGAGGACACGCTCACCGCCCGCGCCCTGACCCTGCTCGCCGAAGTGCCGGGCGTGCGGATCGTCGGCCCCGCCGATCCCACCGGCCGGGGCTCGGCCGTCTCCTTCACGGTCGACGGCATCCACCCGCACGACGTCGGACAGGTACTGGACGAGCGGGGCGTGGCCGTCCGGGTCGGCCATCACTGCGCCCGGCCGATCGTCAGGCGCTACGGCATCCCGGCGACAACCCGGGCGAGCTTCTACGTGTACAACACCCCGGCCGAGGTGGACGCCCTGGTGGAAGGCGTCCGCGCAGCTCAAGAGTACTTCGGCAGATGA
- a CDS encoding carboxymuconolactone decarboxylase family protein, translating to MSESTTREERFAHGLEVLKKVDGEAGQRVVDSLADISPELGHQIVTWAFGEIYDRPGLAPRDRQLVTLGMLTALGGCEAQLDVHVNAALNVGLTPEQITEALLHSAVYCGIPKALNATFAAKKVFAERGLLPLGQRPTGQPAASA from the coding sequence ATGAGCGAGAGCACCACCCGTGAAGAGCGCTTCGCCCACGGCCTGGAGGTCCTCAAGAAGGTGGACGGCGAGGCCGGGCAGCGGGTCGTCGACTCGCTCGCCGACATCAGCCCCGAGCTGGGCCACCAGATCGTCACCTGGGCCTTCGGGGAGATCTACGACCGTCCCGGACTCGCCCCGCGCGACCGGCAGTTGGTCACCCTCGGCATGCTCACCGCGCTCGGCGGCTGCGAGGCCCAGCTGGACGTGCATGTGAACGCCGCCCTGAACGTGGGCCTCACGCCGGAGCAGATCACGGAGGCCCTGCTGCACTCCGCCGTCTACTGCGGCATACCCAAGGCGCTCAACGCGACCTTCGCCGCGAAGAAGGTCTTCGCCGAGCGTGGGCTGCTGCCGCTCGGACAGCGGCCCACGGGGCAGCCGGCTGCTTCTGCCTGA
- the argJ gene encoding bifunctional glutamate N-acetyltransferase/amino-acid acetyltransferase ArgJ: MSVTAAKGFAAAGIAAGIKENGNPDLALVVNNGPRRAAAGVFTSNRVKAAPVQWSEQVLRSGQVSAVVLNSGGANACTGPKGFQDTHATAEKVAEVLGRGAIEVAVCSTGLIGVLLPMDKLLPGIDTAAAQLSEHGGEKAAIAIKTTDTVHKTSVVTGEGWTVGGMAKGAGMLAPGLATMLVVLTTDADVDSETLDRALRGATKVTFDRVDSDGCMSTNDTVLLLASGSSGITPGEEEFADAVRAVCADLGRQLIGDAEGASKDIKVEVVNAATEEDAVEVGRSIARNNLLKCAIHGEDPNWGRVLSAIGTTSAAFEPDRLNVAINGVWVCKNGSVGEDREEVDMRYREVHVVADLAAGTETATIWTNDLTAEYVHENSAYSS; encoded by the coding sequence GTGAGCGTCACGGCTGCCAAGGGATTCGCGGCGGCGGGCATCGCCGCCGGGATCAAGGAGAACGGCAACCCCGACCTGGCCCTCGTGGTCAACAACGGGCCGCGCCGCGCCGCCGCCGGTGTCTTCACCTCCAACCGTGTGAAGGCCGCGCCGGTGCAGTGGTCCGAGCAGGTGCTCAGGAGCGGCCAGGTCTCGGCGGTCGTCCTCAACTCCGGGGGTGCCAACGCCTGTACGGGCCCCAAGGGCTTCCAGGACACCCACGCCACCGCCGAGAAGGTCGCCGAGGTGCTCGGCCGCGGCGCCATCGAGGTCGCCGTCTGCTCCACCGGCCTCATCGGCGTCCTGCTCCCCATGGACAAGCTGCTGCCCGGCATCGACACGGCCGCCGCCCAGCTGTCCGAGCACGGCGGTGAGAAGGCCGCCATCGCCATCAAGACCACCGACACCGTCCACAAGACCTCCGTGGTCACCGGGGAGGGCTGGACGGTGGGCGGCATGGCCAAGGGGGCCGGCATGCTCGCGCCCGGCCTCGCCACCATGCTGGTCGTCCTCACCACCGACGCCGACGTCGACAGCGAGACCCTGGACCGGGCCCTGCGCGGCGCCACCAAGGTCACCTTCGACCGCGTCGACTCCGACGGCTGCATGTCCACCAACGACACCGTCCTGCTGCTCGCCTCCGGCTCCTCGGGCATCACCCCGGGGGAGGAGGAGTTCGCCGACGCGGTCCGCGCCGTCTGCGCCGACCTCGGCCGGCAGCTCATCGGCGACGCCGAGGGCGCCAGCAAGGACATCAAGGTCGAGGTGGTCAACGCGGCCACCGAGGAGGACGCCGTCGAGGTGGGCCGCTCCATCGCCCGCAACAACCTCCTCAAGTGCGCGATCCACGGCGAGGACCCCAACTGGGGCCGTGTGCTCTCCGCGATCGGCACGACGAGCGCCGCCTTCGAGCCGGACCGGCTGAACGTCGCCATCAACGGCGTCTGGGTGTGCAAGAACGGCTCCGTCGGCGAGGACCGCGAGGAGGTCGACATGCGCTACCGCGAGGTGCACGTCGTCGCCGACCTGGCCGCGGGCACCGAGACCGCGACGATCTGGACCAACGACCTGACCGCCGAGTACGTCCACGAGAACAGCGCCTACTCCTCATGA